The genomic region GCTGATCGACGACGTCACCAACTCGGTCGCCACCACGGGTGAGGCCGGGTCGCCGACCCGCTCGCGCACCTCGGCGGCCCAGTGCGAGTGCACGTCGCCGGTGAGCACCACCGCGTTGCGCACCGGCGAGTCGACCAGCCCGGCGATGATCCGCTCCCGATTCGCGGTGTAGCCGTCCCACCCATCGGGGTTGATGCCGACCTCAGGACCGGGCTTCAACTCCACCCCGCCGAAGAACACCTGCTGCCCCAACACATCCCACCGCGCCGACGACCGCGCGAACCCGTCCAGCAGCCACCGCTCCTGCTCCACGCCGGTCAGCGTGGCGGCCGGATCGAACCGCGCCGCGCAGTCGGACTGGAACTCATCACCACACGGCTGGTCGGTGCGGTACTGCCGGGTGTCGAGCATGTGAAACGTCGCCAACCCACCCCACGGCACGCGCCGGTAGAGCTGCATGTCGATGCCCCGCGGTATCGCCGACCAACGCAGCGGCATGTTCTCGTAGTACGCCCGCAGCGCAGCGGCGCGTCGAGCCAGGAAGCCGGGCTCGGGTTTCGCGGGTACCTCGTCGGCCCAGTTGTTGGCCACCTCGTGGTCGTCGAACACCACCAGCCACGGCGCCACCGCGTGCGCGGCCTGCAGGTCGGGATCGGTCTTGTACTGCGCATACCGCTGCCGGTAGTTGGCCAGCGTCACCGTCTCGGGCCCGACGTGATCGCGCACCCGCTCCCTGCTCTGCCCGGCCGCATACTCGTACTGGTAATCCCCAAGGTGCACAACGAGATCCGGCTGATCCTCGGCGAGCCGGCGATAGGCGGTGAACCAGCCCTGCTCGAAGTGCGAGCACGACGCGACACACATCGTCAGCGGCCCAAGCGATCCCAGCGCGGGTGCGGTGCGGGTGCGTCCGGCCGGTGACAGATGACCGCCGGTGCGGAACCGGTAGAAGTACTCCGCACCGGGTCGCAACCCCTCCAGTTCGACGTGCACGCTGTGCGCCGACTCCGGCACCGCCGTCACGCTCCCCCGCCGCGCGATGCGGGTGAACGACTCGTCCTCGGCGAGTTCCCATTCCACGCCGACTGGCCGCGC from Mycolicibacterium sp. YH-1 harbors:
- a CDS encoding alkaline phosphatase, producing the protein MSHRPSRRTLLKGAAVLAVLPVVGFSGERRRGLLSSDPFTLGVASGEPSPDGMVLWTRLAPGPLADDGLGGMPARPVGVEWELAEDESFTRIARRGSVTAVPESAHSVHVELEGLRPGAEYFYRFRTGGHLSPAGRTRTAPALGSLGPLTMCVASCSHFEQGWFTAYRRLAEDQPDLVVHLGDYQYEYAAGQSRERVRDHVGPETVTLANYRQRYAQYKTDPDLQAAHAVAPWLVVFDDHEVANNWADEVPAKPEPGFLARRAAALRAYYENMPLRWSAIPRGIDMQLYRRVPWGGLATFHMLDTRQYRTDQPCGDEFQSDCAARFDPAATLTGVEQERWLLDGFARSSARWDVLGQQVFFGGVELKPGPEVGINPDGWDGYTANRERIIAGLVDSPVRNAVVLTGDVHSHWAAEVRERVGDPASPVVATELVTSSISSGGDGSDTRAEIEAVLPENPHIRYFNNRRGYVRARVTTDEMRADFRVVPFVSRPGAPVRTDASFVVADREPVLRSL